In Waddliaceae bacterium, the genomic stretch AATCTTGCTGTCTCTAAAGAGATCTCTTTTTTTGCTAAAGGTGCTATTTTTCCTTTTTCGCTGACATAATTATATGTGAGTGCTGCTGACAGCAAGAAAGTTAATATTGCTCCTGCTGCAAAAAATTTGAAAAAAACCTTTTTGAAAATCCTTTTGTCATAGGTAATTACTTCTGTTATTTGTTGTCATCTTCTTCGGACGTTTCTTCCACATTTTGTGGGCTTTCTGCAATATCATCGATAGCTTTGCCGATGTTATCGATCTTATCCGTCGTTGCCTGTGCAGACTGTTCTGCTGACTTCACCATACGACTTATATCTTTCGTTATATTGTAGTTTTCTTCTGCCAGCCTATTAGCTTCTTTAATTAAGGCGTTGCCACCTGTTTCGGAGCCTTGTCGCCGTACAGACTCTACCGCAGCATTGAAAGCCAGAAGCTTCGCCTGTTCTGAGATGACAGCTTCTTGTATTTCTTTTGCCGAAGCTGCTATATCGAATTCATCTGCCTCATCGGAGGTGTCGCTTTCTGGCGAAGGTCCTTTTCCGTTGCCATTGTCATCTTGGCTTAACGACATACGTTTCACGTGCTTATTAAGGACATATATCAGACAAGCTGCTGCGAAGACAGTGATAATAATTGTGATAATTGCTATTTTTTTTGTGAGATCATTGGATTGTTCCTCTATAAGCTCTGTTCTGTCCTCTATAGCTTCGTCGATACTATCGATATACACTCCGCTGCCGACGACCCATCCTAGAGGCTCATATAGTCGGACATACGACATCTTAGGAAGGTCTTCTGTCAGGCCTTTTTTTGTAGGTTTTGGCCATAGATAATCGACGAACCCTCCTCCATATTCCTCGGAAACTTCTACGAAGGCGACGAAGAGGTTCCGATCTTTTCCCAGTGCGCAGTCGAACTTTGGGTCATCGAGGATAAGACCATCCAACGCTGGTATTGTCGGATGCATAATCATCTTAGGTATAGGTTTTGTCGTATCATTGATCCAGAAATATCCCACTCCTTCATCGTAACGCATCTTTTTGATGTCGGACTTCGCCTTTTCTATAGCGTCGATTATAGCGTCGTCGATATATATTCCGGTGCCTAATATCCAATTCCATTCTTCGAACAGCTTTACGTAGCTGAGCTTTGGAACATCGGGCAACAGCCCATCAGCTGTTGGTTTCGTCCATATATAGTCGACGAAGCCTTCTCCATATTTTTTGCTGACATCGATAAAGGCATCGAAAAGGAAGTCTCCTACGCCGTTTGCGCAATACCACTTTTCATCTTCCCTATCGACTAACCCCTCTAAAGAAGTAATTATAGGGTGCATTACTATTCTAGTGTCTGGCTGACTAGTGTCGTTGATCCATATATATCCTGTGCCGTTGTCATAGCGTATTCCGCGTATCTCTTCTTTGGCGCCATCCTGCGCTTCTTCTAGTGTAAGTTCTCCGTCTGAGAACTTATCATACCACATCTGCACGCTATCATCGACAACGGAGATAACGTCTTTAAGACGTTTTCCATACTGTGTCTCGAGATATTCTCTATCGGTACTTCCTCGATATGCGGCATTCATAACTTCGTATGCGATATCGACATAGTTTTTCAGGTTTTCCTTGACCCTATGCATCTCCCGTTCTTCGAACTTTACGATATCGTTTTTCTCTTTGTCTCTTACTGTATATATAGTAAACGTTGTTGTTATCACCAACGCAACGACCAAAATCGTCAACGCAACTATCAACACTTCCGTTCTCATTCTCATAACGACATCCTCTAATACTTTGTTGCTGACCTTTCGCTACGCTACTAAAGCAAGATTGGTGCGTAACATCAGTTTGTTATATACTTTTTACTTTATAGTATATTCGTATTTTTCCTCACACCTTTTTTCGTGTGTCCTTTGCTAAAAAAGCCGCGATGCGATATATTAATTACTTATAAAGAAACAGAAGGTCTATATCGCATCATGAAAACACAAACATCACGAAAAGGTTGGGGATCACGAATAGGGTTTATTTTGGCGACGTCAGGAGCTGCCGTCGGTCTAGGCAACATCCAGCGTTTCCCATATATCGCCGCCGAGAGCGGTGGAGCCGTCTTCGTGTTATTATACCTTCTATGTGTTCTTGTCCTAGGCCTCCCCCTTATCTTCGTAGAATTTTCCTTGGGAAGGCATACCCATAAGAACCCGGTATGTGCCATCGAAGCGATACGCCCTAACAGCCGATGGAAATATGTAGGATTTCTAAGCATAGCGACGGCGTTCTTCATACTGACATACTATTCCGTCATTGCGGGATGGACTATTGGCTATTTCGTTAAGATGCTCCGTGGCGAAGAGCTCGACCTCAATGCCTTTACTTCCAATGCTCCTGTAGTGTTGTCATATATGGCTATCTTCATGCTTAGCGTGATATATATCGTAAAAAAAGGAGTTAAGAAAGGAATAGAACGATATAGCAAGATCCTTATGCCGATGCTATTACTGCTATTAATAGGGCTAATAATACGCTCATTGACGCTACCAAACAGTGGTGCCGGGATGAGGTTTTACTTAGAGCCCGATTTCTCAGAGATAAACGGCAGGGTGTTTATCAACGCCCTAAGTCAGGCGTTCTTTTCACTTTGTATCGGAGAAGCCGTACTGATAACATATGGTAGCTACACCTCCAAGGAAGACAACCTTATATCTTCTGGGTGTTATATCGCTCTTTTCGATACACTCATAGCGATCCTTTCTGGTCTGATAATATTCCCGGCGCTTTTTGCTTTCGGCTACACTCCTGGCGAGGCTGGTGTTGGTTTATCATTCGTGGTACTTCCTAAGATTTTCGCCGCTATGCCTTTCGGTAATATTTTTGGGGCATCGTTTTTCCTTCTTCTTGGTTTCGCTGCTCTTACTACTAGCATTGCTCTTCTTGAGATGCCTGTTGCTTATCTTGTTGACAGCAAGAAATGCTCCCGCAGTGTTGCTGTCTGGGCTGTTGGCATTGCAGCGTTTATTTTAAGCATTCCTGCTGCGTTATCGAAGGGGGCCAGTCCTTTTCTTTCTACTATGGAGTTCCTTGGCAATCGCGGTTTCTATGACATCATGGATTTCGTTTGGGGAAACATGGGGATGGTTTTTGGAGGCTTGCTTCTTGCGATATTCACTGGATGGGTATGGGGCACTAAGAACGCCGCCAAAGAGCTACGCCAGGGTTGCAAGCATTTCACCTGGCAAAGCACTGTCTGGGGTGTTATCGTACGCTATGTCGCTCCTATTGTCATCCTTGCGATATTGGCAAGCTTTTTCATATAATGCGGCTACGCCGCATTATAGTTCGGGGTTCGGAGTAGGAATTCGGAATAGGCTTTTTCACCACAGAGATCACAGAGGACACAGAGAGGAAAAAGAATATGGCTGGGGGATACTCCCCCAGACCCCCGTTTTTCAGTGACCAGTGATATAGTGTGATAACTGAACATTGAATATGCCCCTAGCCCGCCCTAATTCCTCTCTGTGTACTCTGTGGCTCTGTGGTGAAAAATTGGGGTTTATTACTTTTTATTGCAGTGGCGGCAGAGAGTCCTTGGACACTTTGTGGTGAAAAAATCGGTAGCGCGTAACATCAGTTCATCAATCTGCGATAATCATTTCTGTGGGTATGCTGTATTTTTAATGGGCTTCACGGTGCGCTATTATTTTGCGCATTTCGACGCCGAGTTCATGAGGGCTTACGATTACACAAGATTTACTTTTAAAGATATCCCAGAACCTTATTGGTGGTGTTAGCGCTTTTTTAATACATCTTTTAAGACGATCCTTCTCATCACCATCTTCCATTTTGTTTACTACTTTTTCTTCAAATTCTTTCACTTCTTCTTTCAATTCCTTACTCGTCTTTCCTGCGCCAACACAACGTAGTAATATACTCATAATTATATCGACAGGTTTTCTTAGGAATGGTATGTCTTCTATAATATCCGCTATCGTCCTCGAGGTATATTTTATGACATGCATTTCTGGGCGTATATCGACGCCTATGCATCTCAAGAAAAACTTAGAATATGACGTGCAGTTGTGCTGTCTAACGTCAAAACCAGTATCAAAATCGCGGATATCCGAAAGAATTTTTATTAGGATTTCCTTTATCCCGCCTCTGGTAGCTTCAAAGTCAACCTTAGTGTGTTTCCCTCCGAAAGAGCTATATTCGAAGGTGTCACCCTGTTCGAATATCCCCTCGCTCATTGCGAAGCCGAATATCTTACGCGCGAATCCTACGCTATATATCTTCCCGTCCGGTGTTTGTATGCGCGCCCAGCTATGATCTCCGCGTGGGCGATGACGTTTTTTATCACCCTCCCATAGTATAGAGAAAATCCATTTTCCATTACATTTTTTAGGATTCTTTCTATCAAAGATAACGAAATATTTTTCCAGAATATTTTGTAGTGTCATTTTTTTAAAATCGTCGCCTATGAGCTGCTTTCTATCGACGAAATCGCCTGGCAACGGTTTTATTCCCTCGTAAGTAT encodes the following:
- a CDS encoding sodium-dependent transporter, which translates into the protein MKTQTSRKGWGSRIGFILATSGAAVGLGNIQRFPYIAAESGGAVFVLLYLLCVLVLGLPLIFVEFSLGRHTHKNPVCAIEAIRPNSRWKYVGFLSIATAFFILTYYSVIAGWTIGYFVKMLRGEELDLNAFTSNAPVVLSYMAIFMLSVIYIVKKGVKKGIERYSKILMPMLLLLLIGLIIRSLTLPNSGAGMRFYLEPDFSEINGRVFINALSQAFFSLCIGEAVLITYGSYTSKEDNLISSGCYIALFDTLIAILSGLIIFPALFAFGYTPGEAGVGLSFVVLPKIFAAMPFGNIFGASFFLLLGFAALTTSIALLEMPVAYLVDSKKCSRSVAVWAVGIAAFILSIPAALSKGASPFLSTMEFLGNRGFYDIMDFVWGNMGMVFGGLLLAIFTGWVWGTKNAAKELRQGCKHFTWQSTVWGVIVRYVAPIVILAILASFFI